Proteins from one Ovis aries strain OAR_USU_Benz2616 breed Rambouillet chromosome 12, ARS-UI_Ramb_v3.0, whole genome shotgun sequence genomic window:
- the NUCKS1 gene encoding nuclear ubiquitous casein and cyclin-dependent kinase substrate 1 isoform X1, with amino-acid sequence MSRPVRNRKVVDYSQFQESDDADEDYGRDSGPPAKKIRSSPREAKNKRRSGKNSQEDSEDSEEKDVKTKKDDSHSAEDSEDEKEDHKSVRQQRQAASKAASKQREMLMGDAGSEEEQEEEDEAPFQEKDSGSDEDFLVEDDDDSDYGSSKKKNKKMVKKSKPERKEKKMPKPRLKATVTPSPVKGKGKVGRPTASKASKEKTPSPKEEDEEPESPLEKKTSSSPPPEKSGDEGSEDEAQSGED; translated from the exons AAACAGGAAGGTCGTTGATTATTCACAATTTCAGGAATCTGATGATGCTG ATGAAGATTATGGAAGAGATTCAGGCCCTCCAGCTAAGAAAATTCGATCATCTCCCCGAGAAGCTAAAAATAAGAGGCGATCTGGAAAGAATTCACAGGAAGATAG TGAGGACTCAGAAGAAAAAGATGTGAAGACTAAGAAGGATGATTCTCATTCAGCAG AGGACAGTGAAGACGAGAAGGAAGACCATAAGAGCGTGCGCCAGCAACGGCAGGCAGCCTCTAAAGCAGCCTCCAAGCAGAGGGAGATGCTCATGGGCGATGCGGGCAGCGAGGAGGAGCAAGAGGAGGAGGACGAGGCGCCGTTCCAGGAGA AAGATTCCGGCAGTGATGAGGATTTCCTAGTAGAAGACGATGATGATAGTGACTATGGcagttcaaaaaagaaaaacaaaaagatggtTAAGAAGTCGAAgcctgagagaaaagaaaagaaaatgccgAAGCCCAGGCTAAAGGCCACAG tgacGCCAAGTCCTGTGAAAGGCAAGGGGAAAGTGGGTCGCCCCACAGCTTCAAAGGCATCAAAGGAAAAGACTCCTTCTCCCAAAGAAGAAGATGAGGAACCAGAAAGCCCTCTGGAAAAGAAAACGTCTTCAAGCCCTCCACCTGAGAAATCTGGGGATGAAGGGTCTGAAGATGAAGCCCAGTCTGGGGAAGATTAA
- the NUCKS1 gene encoding nuclear ubiquitous casein and cyclin-dependent kinase substrate 1 isoform X2, which translates to MSRPVRNRKVVDYSQFQESDDADEDYGRDSGPPAKKIRSSPREAKNKRRSGKNSQEDSEDSEEKDVKTKKDDSHSAEDSEDEKEDHKSVRQQRQAASKAASKQREMLMGDAGSEEEQEEEDEAPFQENSGSDEDFLVEDDDDSDYGSSKKKNKKMVKKSKPERKEKKMPKPRLKATVTPSPVKGKGKVGRPTASKASKEKTPSPKEEDEEPESPLEKKTSSSPPPEKSGDEGSEDEAQSGED; encoded by the exons AAACAGGAAGGTCGTTGATTATTCACAATTTCAGGAATCTGATGATGCTG ATGAAGATTATGGAAGAGATTCAGGCCCTCCAGCTAAGAAAATTCGATCATCTCCCCGAGAAGCTAAAAATAAGAGGCGATCTGGAAAGAATTCACAGGAAGATAG TGAGGACTCAGAAGAAAAAGATGTGAAGACTAAGAAGGATGATTCTCATTCAGCAG AGGACAGTGAAGACGAGAAGGAAGACCATAAGAGCGTGCGCCAGCAACGGCAGGCAGCCTCTAAAGCAGCCTCCAAGCAGAGGGAGATGCTCATGGGCGATGCGGGCAGCGAGGAGGAGCAAGAGGAGGAGGACGAGGCGCCGTTCCAGGAGA ATTCCGGCAGTGATGAGGATTTCCTAGTAGAAGACGATGATGATAGTGACTATGGcagttcaaaaaagaaaaacaaaaagatggtTAAGAAGTCGAAgcctgagagaaaagaaaagaaaatgccgAAGCCCAGGCTAAAGGCCACAG tgacGCCAAGTCCTGTGAAAGGCAAGGGGAAAGTGGGTCGCCCCACAGCTTCAAAGGCATCAAAGGAAAAGACTCCTTCTCCCAAAGAAGAAGATGAGGAACCAGAAAGCCCTCTGGAAAAGAAAACGTCTTCAAGCCCTCCACCTGAGAAATCTGGGGATGAAGGGTCTGAAGATGAAGCCCAGTCTGGGGAAGATTAA